In Mus pahari chromosome 12, PAHARI_EIJ_v1.1, whole genome shotgun sequence, the genomic window GGGGGAGGGACAAATACATTTGTTTGAGAATGTCTCCTGTAACTCATGTGATATACAAGAAAGCCTTTAAAATACCGACAGTAAGAACTTCATTTATGAAACAGCAAATCATTATTGTTTCCGTCTTGGGGGGGAAACCTGTCTACTGCGTGACGAAGTCTCACATTCTCTATGGAAGGATAGAACCATTATCACTTAAAGCTGAAACTAATGACACAGCAGAACACAGCTAGCAAGTCTATCCGTATAGATACAGAGCTTGCACACATGCGGTGTATAAGCCTAAGTGGGGATTTTATGGAGTGCTAACAACGGAGCCCGGCTTATTGTGCGTTTGACAACACTATTGTTgggccacacccccagcctctgTCCCTAAATCTTAGTAAGTGAGGTCTATTACCTAGCCATGAGGAAAGTTTATTTAGCAGTTATGAAAACTTGAAAAGTCCAGCCAGAAATACCCGCACAAAATAGCAAACTAGGCTTAGTACATCCGAGAGCAGCAGAAGGATCGGGAGCAGTTACAGCTATGGTGCGGCGTGGCAAACATGGTCCTGTGTCGTGGCCTCTGTGAGGGGAGGGTGCGCAGGCTGGCCATCGCTTCTGCACAAGCATCTCAGAATGCTCAAGGGCCAGAGGTTTCCCATGGGACAAGCTGTCAGACTCTGCAAGCAAGCATTTGGAAATGGGCCACCACACTCAGGCGCacataataggagtaaatgataAAGGCAAAAAAGTGCCcgtctaaaaatgaaaacacccCTTTACAGGGAAAGAGAAGTCCCAGAAAAGGCTGCCCCTGTCTTAGGGCCACTTCAAGACCTCCAGGCACCTCCtacagtctccctccctcctgttctcttcaGGCCTAATATAGTTCAGTAGCCCACACTGCCCAGAGAGCAATCAACTGCAGCCCTGCCACTCCCAGCCTTCGCAGCTGAGTGCTAACACTCCCTTCAGCTCAGCCACTCACTGAGTTTTAGAGCTGCACTTTATATGGTATGGGACTGATGGGCCTTCCTTCATCACTGGCTGGCTGGAAGGTACAAAACAAAGCCCATCTCCTGGCAGGTAACAATACAGGGACAGCTGACAGGACCGCAACCACACAAGGGTGAGTGGAATCCCTGGTTGCAAAAAATGATTAAGGATGTACAGCCAACAATCACCTGAAGACAGGGACCACCTCCCAGAATTCTCTGTTCAAGGGGAAAAGACCAATACCGACTGTGCGATAGTGGCGTGtgcgcagtgtgtgtgtgtctgtgtgtatacttGCATGTAGAAACAGTTTGATGCTGGTATCTTCTCAATCATTCTCTACAGTACGTTTTATTAGTCAGGATCTCTCATTGGACTTGCCAACTTGCTAATTCAGTTAGATGCGATGGCCAGcaagctcctgtctctgccttcccagcgcTGGGATAACAAGCACGGGCCACTGAGTATGGCCTTCGTGTGAGGGTGCAGAGGAGAGAACTCAGGGCCTCTCGCTTGCagagcaagcattttaccaaccgagccatctccacagttcctgactaaatgcatttttaaaaaccaattaaaGGGAAATTGTAAGGGAAAAGggagataggaaagaaaaagaaaggaagaaaaaaaaaaaaaacctcctgaaGTTTTTCTACTAATCTCGTTCAGGAAATGACTGAAGGCACTAAATCTGTGAGACTCGAAAACCCGATGACTAAGTGGGAACATCCTCACAGCCTACAAATATCTACAAGGTGTAAAACTGGGGAAGAGACATTTTAGGACACCATAAAAGAAGATCGAAATGGCTAGGATATGGATTGAGTTTCTGGGAATCCAGATTTTTCCAACATACCAGACACAGTGATGATCCATTCTCCTTACACAGATACCACATATCCGGCAGTGCCATGCCCGGGCGGGTCGTACTAGCTGGCACTTGGCACACCAGTCTTCCTTCACTTTGGCAGGGCTATCAAGCCCCACCCTGGAGGAAGCCCTAACATCGTCCTTCAGTGTGCGGTTGTTGAGGCTCCCCGAGGCGTCTGTGCCGGGGAACCCTTTGGTCTTCTCCTGCCCGTTTTTGACCGGGCATTCGATTTGGCTGTTGCTTAGGGATTTGTCATTGCATGCTGGGTTGCTGAGGTAGCCTGGATTCTTCTTGGCTCGGTACAAGGCTAAGAGTATCAGAAGTAACCCACAGGTGAGGAGGGCCAGCTGAGTGGGCCCCACGCGCCCCTGGGGGACCACTTCCCGCAGGAACACATAGTACATGTAGCCCAGTGAGAACagcccaaggctcaggaaaaacagagtctgttctttccttctgtgagtgAGGTAGTAATACCAGAGTGCCAGCATGGGAAGGGAGGTCAGAACCACCACCCCCAGCAGGAAGTGCCAGGAAGCCACGTGAAGGAAAACCGGCAAAAGCACAAGTGGAGGGACGATGCTAATATTAACTTTTTTGGCTCCTCTGAGCCAAGGAATTCGGAGGCGATCAGAAATTGTATCCGTGATTCTTTCGCAAGTCTCCGGCCGAAGTGATTGACAGGTAAGCCATCTAttcagagagaacagagaatggGCTTCATGTGGATCTGGTGAATGAAAACCTACAGGGCCCCAAATGTCAAACAGCAGCAGAAACGATAAGACACTAAAAGCCATCATTTTATTCCCACGGTACTAAACACAAGCTTTTCAGATtcgtgtatctttttttttttttaaataggaagacAATGCTTATAAATGTTAACTATCAGCCATCTTTCCTAAATACACAGCTATATACACATATTCCATACAAATGTCTAGACCCGAGTGGTGTACACtcaaatgaatctttaaaataaaatcttgacaGTGAGAATTCAAAAGGCATTATTAGGTAAGTGGAAATGGTCTTTCAAGGAGGTCTTAAGCTCAGGGGACAGACAGCACAGGTGCTTAGTGGGAGGGTGTGGGCTGTGCTTGACCTTGATGGTCAGTCAGCAGTGGAGGGGAGCGCTTCACTGAAGAGAGGTAGGTGCATTCAAAGCCTGTCCTGCGCCCTGGgagtgaaccaggctggcctagacaGGAGTCTGCTTGAGAAAATGAAGTGCAAACTAAAATAAGTCTGATGACTACACAGAATGGGGTCTGCTGACTTTGCAGGGAGGCATGCTGCTATTCGAGTGTTCCAATTTTAAAACTGAATCCTCAACACCTAAGTACTAAGAGGTGAAGCTgcggggtgtggtggcacacaccttcattCACAGTTGCATGAgggcctggggcaggaggatatctgagtCCAGCAATTCAAGGCCAGAGCAAACAATATAGGGAGacttggggggggagggtggtcTTTTAAAAGGTGATTTGGTCACAAATCACAGGAGAATCCTTCACAAATGGGATTAGGGCCTATATAAGAGAGGCCCCAGGACTCTTCCACCACGTGAAGATATAGCAGAGAAAGCCATTTATGAAGCAGGTAGTTGAACTGTGTTCGCGTCCTAGTGTTCTTTAGGAGGTAGGATTGAGGAGCAACGGAACAGAGTATTAACTAAAGTGTTGGGGTGCTGCACAGTTTCTCCTGAACTCAGGCTCCAGTGGGAGTAaaggaaggaggggctgggggaaaGGTCTGCTGGGCAAATGCTTGctgttcaagcatgaggacctgagtctccATTTCCAGCAACCATGTAAAACTGTAGGTGCAGTGCTAATAAGCACTTGTGACCCCAGTACTAGGGAGAGAGCAGTGgctccccagagctcactggctcCCAGCCTGCTCAGTCTGTGAGCTccagaaaccctgactcaaaaactaGGGTGGGGATCTATTTAATAAGACATCTGACACATCTCTGGCCTACATATAACTACATGTacagacaataaaataataacagtaaaaacaacagtaacaactaCTACTTTAGGGCCTAGGTTGATGGCTCAGTTGGCTAAGCACTTGCCATGACAGCAAGAGGAacgaattcaggtcctctgtacCCATGTGAAAATTTGGACATGGGGCTAGCAaggtgactcagtggataaaggtgctcaTGACCATGACCTGCGTTCAGTTCTCATGGACCACTGAccagcaggttgtcctctgacctactcATCAAAGCCAtggaatacacatgcatacacggacacatgcattataaaataaaaaaatgtgggGGTATGAACTTAAGAGTCTAGTGCTGTGGGAAGTGGGGTAAGTAGACAGGGAGAGTCCAGGAACTTGCTGGTCAGCTAGTCTAGCCAATAGAGGAGCTCTAGGCTCACtgagaggcactgtctcaaaaaaaataaaaaaaataaggcagagaaacTATTAAGAAAATCACTTGACAGCAAACACTGTCTACCaggagcacacatgtgcacgcgtacacacacacatacactgactttaaaggaaaaaaatgtataaccAAAGGGGGAAACATAACTTGAAGATCTGGAAATTTCTTGGCCTTCTGAACCTGTCTTTACAGTAACTGCAAGCCTGTGAGGGGGAGAACATCAGAGACCAGTATAGATGGGCCCTGTGGTGTGCACCCAGACAACGGGAGGATGATCCTTAAAGCTCTGGGCAGGGCTGTGCCACAGGCAGAAGCCTAGAATGCTTGGGACACAATGGCAGCGTGGTCTCACAGAAAATGGCTCAGAATGCCCATGAGACTTCAGGGATCACTCCTAGTACCACATCAAATCTCTGTTACCCACATTCCTCGTCCCACAGACACCCCCCAGGTGCAATGTAGGCTACTGAGGCCACTACTCCCAAGGGCATCAGCGGtaaatgtgggtggcatcatttGTTCCCAGTTCTACAGCCCTGAAGAATACAAGCGCCGTGGAGGCATTACTCTATCCATGTGGATGTCAGACAATGTCCCAAAGAAAGTCAAGGCTGAAGCCAAGAAGTACCACAGAGCCCTCATGAGGGCACTGCCTTGTGTACAGATGGGGATGGGACCACTGCAGAGAGCCTCGCCAGGAAGTGCCTAGGAAAGCTGAAGGGGAAGAACTGACCAGGACCCAGGAGCCAGCCCCCCACAAGCCCTGTGCAGCCACAAGACTCCAATGCATGAGAGCTACAGTAGGAGCAAAGCCAGACTTAACTCAGTGCATCTGGAAGGTAGGATATTTCCATCACAAATGTCACTTGTCCTGTGGGTGTGGGACCtgccattccttttctttctcatttctctttcctgctgTGGGAATGTCTTTCAATGAATGTCCCACTATTGTGTTTTGAAAGTTCACagtgttatttcttctttactttgtATTACTTTCTGCCCgcgagtgttttgcctacatgtatattcAGGCATCACGTGTGTGCCccgtacccacagaggtcagaggaccatgTCAGCTCccttgggactggaattacaggcagttgtaagatgccatgtgggtgtcgggaactgaaccctggtcctctgtaagccCAAGAAGCACTCCTAGCCTCTCTTCTGCCCACGGCCTGTTAGCCACAGGCCCACAGCCATGGGTCCTTCATGCGGAGCCTTTCACATGAGTTTCACCCGTTTCTGATTTACGCGATGCCACCCAGACCACTCTGGAAACTTAAGATGTCTGTGCTGACATTTGTGCTGATGATTAAACATTGGAGGTTGTTGGGAGGTACGGGTTGTATTCTTCATGTGAAGACGTTCTTCGGAGGGGACAGAGGTAGACTGCCAAGGACCCGATGTTTGTGGCTAAAATTCATGTAGTTCCAACCTAACTCTCAATGCAATCTTATTCAGAGGTGGGGCTCTTGGGAAGTGTAGGGTCAACAGGACAGAGTGTGGATGAGAGTAACATCCACACAAAAGAAGACCAAGGAAGGCAGGGCTTTCATCCTTTTCCGCTCGCCCGGGTGGGGATGCAGTAAGCAGGTACCACCCATGAGGAAGAGGGGCCACATTAGATACTAAATCTGCCAGCATTTGGACTTTGGGTTTCTCCACCTGGAGAACCGAAGATGGTCTACTTCTATCACATGCAATGTATTTTGTTGCAGCAGCCTAAGTGGACTAAGAcaggcaagaaagaaaaggtaatttAGGCAAAAATAactgtaggctttttttttttttttaaggcaagacACACCTTAAAGTGAATGGGAGATATCACCTGGAGTCACAGAGTAGTAGTAGGAGTGGTGGGAACGGGGCAGCCAGTCTCCAGGAAaaaagagcagaggagagaactTGGGACAGCCCAGGCCCCAAGGGCTAGGAGAGAGGAAGAGTTGGCAGAGTTAATGGCAAAGCCAGCCGCCTTCCGGAGTGACGGCCATTATGTAAATGGCATCCGCTCTCCATTCCTTAGTGTAAAGTGCTCTATTTTTCTCAGGATGGATTTTAGACTAAAAGTCTCAAGAAGCTATATTTAAGGCTAcctatttaaaaggaaatactCTAGAAGAAGACAGGGAACAAAGAGGTAGTGGGCTTTACGAGTCAAGAGTGTCAGAAGTCTGCAGTGGTCCCCATGCAAAGCTGTTCCTGGCCTGATTAACAATCTACAGTCACCGTGACTTTGAGCCAGAAGGGACAATTTCTGGGAAAAGCTTGATTCTAACATCCCTCTTCCTATCACTTTATGCCTTCCATAAGCAGATGTTTGAAATACATATGTTTAGAAAAATGGCTGAAAGCAGTTTATGATACAAACTGTTTTGAACCGAGGTTAAAAACTCTCTTTTTAGATAGCCATCTCCATGGCTGAGACTGGTGAAAGTAAAGGTCAAAGATGAGACAATATTACAACCAGGACGGTGCtgctacacacagaaaaacagtcACTCCCCACAAGGTGTACATGGCCTCTCTCTCCAGAAATAAGGGGTGAACTGAGAGCAGAGAAGCCATCTTTCACCCTCCAAGTTCCATGCGACCAAGTGAGAACGACCCCATGCATGGGTCCTACTAAGATCACTGAAAATATAGAACTTTCTGGAGTGTTCATTTAAACTTGCAGCATGTGTGCTGGATTGCGTTCTTTTATACATTTAATCTATCTACTATCCTCCATGATCCTTTAAGACGAAAACCGTTGAAGTCCTCATGAACTGAACTGCATAGCTGCCGGCTGCTGTCACCTAACTCGTTTTTTATAAAAATCCTCACACctgacagcaaaaaaaaaaaaaaaaaaaaaaaaaaattttagaaagaaaaaaaaccaaataaggcTGCAGCTGACTGACTCGCTTGGAAAAACTCAAGtttttagaattcttttaaaaaaaaaaaaaaaaaaaaaaaaaatctctattttagATCCTTTGGAATAGCAAGAGCAAACCTCAGCAGTTTGGACGGCAAACCTGAAGGAATAGATATGTAGGTCTCAACAGAATCAGTGGGGTCAGCAGCATCTGGAAACCTTAAGCTTACCTGTCACAGCCTTCATCTAGGTCTTGACAATCACACAAACAGGCAGCCACGTGGTTCTTTTCCCCATTTCGATCTATGTATTCGCAACAGCACAGGGGCTCCAATTCGGGTTCCtcggttttcttttttttgactGGCTTCATATTGTCCTTTAGTATACTGATTTGTACCTGTCACCATGAGGCATAAGAAGCTCTGGGACGGTAAAGGTGGCAAGAACTCAACTCACATCCTGTAAACACATCCTCGCTTTTCATTAACGCCAACGCCTgagcaataaaaaaagaagaaaaggggggaggggtctTGTTTTCATCAGGCTTTTCGGGCTCCGCGTGGCCTGACAGGGGGGTTCCTTGACTTCTGGGGCTCTGAGCATCTTCCCCTGCCCTTCTCAGCTAGGCTAGCAACATCTGGATACCAGCCGTTCCCATGGCGACAGCCGACCACGCGGCCCGGGACAGCAGAGCTAGGGCGGCCCAGTTCACCTGCGGGTGCCGGCTCGAAGGGCCGGGCTGTCCCCACCCCAAGGCTGCGCGCCGTGGAAACTCACCCTCGCAGGTGCAGGCAGCGACGCCCTGGCGCTGCAACCACCCACCGGCCCGGGGATGCCAGGAGCCCCAGCAGCCCCGAGGTCGTCCGTCCAGCCCACTCCGAACCCGCCGCTCCGAGGGCGTGGGCGGGCCTGGAGAATGACCTTGGCGGGGAAGTTACCTGCCCTCCCGACAGAGGCGGGGACCCGGAGGAGGACCGGCTCCCCTGGGCGCGGCTGAGCCCTCGATCCCGCACGGCGGGCTCGGGCGTGCCGGGCGGAGTCGCCCACCTGTGAGCACCGCCGGTGCGCGCGCCTGCCGAGCGAGCCAGTCGCCCGCGGTCGCCGCTCCGCAGGTCGGCGCGCGCTTCCGGGTGCCCCGCCCCCGGCGCCGGGATCCCGCCGCCCGCACGTGCGCCGCCTGCCCACGAGGCCCCTCCTCCGCCGCGCTCGGGCCGAGCCACCTCGCACCTGCGCCGGGGTCCGCCCGGTGCCGCCAGGGGCGCGGGATCCGACCCCGGCGCTCGCGCGCCGCCGGAGTTCCGCCGGTCGCTGCGGCGCCGGCAACAGGCGTTGGGGTTCGATCCGCACCGTGGCCGCCTTCAGCGATGCCACCCCACGAGTCGCCCACCTTCCCCTGAGGCCCGCTGTGGACCCCAAGCCCGGCTTATCCAACTTGTTCTTGCTCGCGAGTCCTGGAGGCTGGGGCTGCGTTCCAGCCAGGCCTCGGTGGTACTTTTGATTCAGTAGTCTGCGCATTTGCAATGAAATTGCCCAAGAGAGTCCTCTGGTTTTTTATTGCAGCACAAATCCGTAAGAACTGTGGGCCTACGTACAGGTTTTCCCTACCCCAGGCTTTctaggttttggtttggtttttaagcagaaacagaagaaaaccgaCAACTTAAATATTTCGGGTTTTATTGAAGTCAATCTATACATAACAGATTAAGATCTCATTAATTCTACGTACATATTGAGTGTTTTATCTACAAAGCGAGGTTGGTAATCTTTGAGGTATATGGTGAAGTGCTTTAAGAGAAACCACAAAAGCATTCACTTTTGACAGttaacatttttctaaatttaacAACTTGAAGTTTCTAATCCAGTCACTCAAACTCACAGCCAGAGACTTCCTATGTTCttatcacaaacaaaacaaaacaaaacaaaaca contains:
- the Zdhhc23 gene encoding palmitoyltransferase ZDHHC23 isoform X3, which produces MKPVKKKKTEEPELEPLCCCEYIDRNGEKNHVAACLCDCQDLDEGCDRWLTCQSLRPETCERITDTISDRLRIPWLRGAKKVNISIVPPLVLLPVFLHVASWHFLLGVVVLTSLPMLALWYYYLTHRRKEQTLFFLSLGLFSLGYMYYVFLREVVPQGRVGPTQLALLTCGLLLILLALYRAKKNPGYLSNPACNDKSLSNSQIECPVKNGQEKTKGFPGTDASGSLNNRTLKDDVRASSRVGLDSPAKVKEDWCAKCQLVRPARAWHCRICGICVRRMDHHCVWDRSLFTALFYCPGVYANYSSALSFTCVWYSVIITAGMAYIFLIQLINISYNVTEREVQQALRQKTGRRLLCGLIVDTGQYNRGFLRNWLQFSTLGTHTVHNPAEDIV
- the Zdhhc23 gene encoding palmitoyltransferase ZDHHC23 isoform X2, which encodes MKPVKKKKTEEPELEPLCCCEYIDRNGEKNHVAACLCDCQDLDEGCDRWLTCQSLRPETCERITDTISDRLRIPWLRGAKKVNISIVPPLVLLPVFLHVASWHFLLGVVVLTSLPMLALWYYYLTHRRKEQTLFFLSLGLFSLGYMYYVFLREVVPQGRVGPTQLALLTCGLLLILLALYRAKKNPGYLSNPACNDKSLSNSQIECPVKNGQEKTKGFPGTDASGSLNNRTLKDDVRASSRVGLDSPAKVKEDWCAKCQLVRPARAWHCRICGICVRRMDHHCVCCVGESNHQAFILALSVFLLTSVYGISLTLNTICRDRSLFTALFYCPGVYANYSSALSFTCVWYSVIITAGMAYIFLIQLINISYNVTEREVQQALRQKTGRRLLCGLIVDTGQYNRGFLRNWLQFSTLGTHTVHNPAEDIV
- the Zdhhc23 gene encoding palmitoyltransferase ZDHHC23 isoform X1, which codes for MKPVKKKKTEEPELEPLCCCEYIDRNGEKNHVAACLCDCQDLDEGCDRWLTCQSLRPETCERITDTISDRLRIPWLRGAKKVNISIVPPLVLLPVFLHVASWHFLLGVVVLTSLPMLALWYYYLTHRRKEQTLFFLSLGLFSLGYMYYVFLREVVPQGRVGPTQLALLTCGLLLILLALYRAKKNPGYLSNPACNDKSLSNSQIECPVKNGQEKTKGFPGTDASGSLNNRTLKDDVRASSRVGLDSPAKVKEDWCAKCQLVRPARAWHCRICGICVRRMDHHCVWINSCVGESNHQAFILALSVFLLTSVYGISLTLNTICRDRSLFTALFYCPGVYANYSSALSFTCVWYSVIITAGMAYIFLIQLINISYNVTEREVQQALRQKTGRRLLCGLIVDTGQYNRGFLRNWLQFSTLGTHTVHNPAEDIV